A genomic stretch from Sphingobacterium sp. ML3W includes:
- the rplI gene encoding 50S ribosomal protein L9, translating to MEVILKQDIKGLGEQNDIVNVKPGFGRNYLIPQGFAIQATESAKKVLAENIKQAQFKQDKIKKDATELAGKLEAVKLSIGAKAGESGKIFGKVNSIQIADALKAKGFDVDRRRITFEVEPKEIGEYIANLNLHKEVKVQVPFEVIAE from the coding sequence ATGGAAGTAATTTTAAAACAAGATATCAAAGGCTTAGGTGAGCAAAACGATATCGTTAATGTAAAACCAGGTTTCGGTCGTAACTACTTAATCCCTCAAGGATTTGCTATTCAAGCGACTGAATCTGCAAAGAAAGTTTTAGCTGAGAACATCAAACAAGCTCAGTTCAAACAAGATAAAATCAAAAAAGACGCTACTGAATTAGCTGGTAAATTGGAAGCTGTAAAACTTTCGATCGGTGCTAAAGCAGGTGAATCTGGCAAAATCTTCGGTAAAGTAAATAGCATCCAAATTGCTGATGCATTGAAAGCAAAAGGTTTTGACGTAGATCGTCGTCGTATTACATTCGAAGTTGAACCTAAAGAAATAGGTGAATATATTGCTAACTTAAACTTACACAAAGAAGTTAAAGTTCAAGTTCCTTTCGAAGTAATCGCTGAATAA
- the trxA gene encoding thioredoxin has protein sequence MALEITDSNFEEVVLKADKPVLIDFWAEWCGPCRMVGPVVEELAKDYEGKAVIGKVNVDENPEISVRYGIRNIPALLFFKNGEIVDKQIGAVPKSVLNEKLEKQLA, from the coding sequence ATGGCATTAGAAATTACAGATAGCAACTTTGAAGAAGTTGTTTTGAAAGCGGACAAACCCGTATTAATTGATTTTTGGGCAGAATGGTGTGGTCCTTGTCGTATGGTTGGTCCTGTTGTTGAAGAATTAGCTAAAGATTACGAAGGTAAGGCTGTGATAGGAAAAGTAAACGTAGATGAAAATCCAGAGATTTCAGTTCGTTATGGTATCCGCAATATACCTGCTTTATTGTTCTTCAAAAATGGAGAAATTGTAGATAAGCAAATTGGAGCAGTTCCAAAGTCTGTTTTAAATGAGAAATTAGAGAAGCAATTAGCATAA
- the dnaE gene encoding DNA polymerase III subunit alpha codes for MYIIFDTETTGLPKRWDAPITDTDNWPRCIQLAWQIHDEMGNLVEHQDFLIKPDGFDIPYDSEKIHGISTALAEEQGVPLQVALEKFNIALNSAKFVVGQNIGFDLNIMGCEFYRYGVESKMASMPVLDTCTEVTADLLKIPGGRGGRYKLPNLTELHSYLFGVPFAEAHNATADVEATTRCFLELVRREVFTVEELQVDTGYFVDFKTNNPGPVPTAGLKHINLKAASDEIRKRAEPDDVRVVVDADTLSALKEAKFAHLHNHSQFSILQSTMSYDKLVSAAVKDNMPAVALTDHGNMMGAFEFVSRVIGHNKEVEAQNAEALEKGEEPTGQLLKPIVGCEFFVCEDHKDKSRKDNGYQVVLLAKNKRGYHNLAKLASFAYTAGFYYVPRIDKNLILQYKEDIIVLSGNLQGEVPSKVLNIGENQAEEALQWWKEHFGEDFYLEFMRHGQEDEDRVNQTLLKFARKYDVKVVATNNTYYEKKGDAHAHDILLCVKDGEKLSTPKGRGRGFRFGLPNQEYYFKSSDEMKTLFKDLPEAILNIQEIVDKVEIFKLNRDVLLPKFDIPEEFQVAEDNEDGGKRGENKYLAHLCYVGAAKRYEEITDDIRERLDFELATIEKTGYPGYFLIVQDFIAAARDMGVSVGPGRGSAAGSAVAYCLGITNIDPIKYDLLFERFLNPDRVSMPDIDIDFDDEGRGRVMQYVINKYGASQVAQIITYGTMAAKSSIKDTARVLDLPLGDANEIAKLIPNLKLSKIFTLDDAGLKEKLRTEEIEAVNRLKSIADGAGLEAETIRQARVLEGSVRNTGIHACGVIITPDDITNFVPVSLAKDSDLYVTQFDNHVVESAGLLKMDFLGLKTLTLIKDTVENVKLSHGIVLDPDKFPIDDVLTYELFQRGETIGVFQYESPGMQKYMRDLKPTVFADLIAMNALYRPGPIEYIPSFIKRKHGIDPIVYDLDACEEYLKETYGITVYQEQVMLLSQKLAGFSKGDADVLRKAMGKKQKAVLDKMKPKFVAQAEEKGHNAKVLEKIWTDWEAFASYAFNKSHSTCYAWVAYQTAYLKAHFPAEYMAAVLSNNMNDIKQVTFFMEECKRMGLEVLGPDVNESYYKFTVNERGAIRFGIGAVKGVGAGAVDAIVQTRQSGLYKSVFDMAKRIDLRAVNKKAFESLAYAGGFDSFESTHRAQYFHAEDNSTGMEKAIRFAQRYKENENSAQASLFGAGEAAELPEPVLSPCAQWGLIEKLKYEKDVIGIYLTSHPLDTYRFEIEHFCHNPVSDLSLINKAKAAEVDEETLLEFNRIKNKELVIGGIIASANHRLTKNGKPFASFIIEDYSDSYDMAVFGEEYVKLKGYLQEGYFVQLRGLVQERFRQVGNWGFELRSVQLLSELREKMAKSFTINIPLPKLNEEFLDGIKDILAQNEIEGVVPNCQLKFKIWDPQDEISVEMPAKSLKINLTNEFLECIDKFEGINYRLN; via the coding sequence ATGTATATTATTTTCGATACAGAGACGACGGGTTTGCCTAAGCGTTGGGACGCGCCAATTACGGATACGGATAATTGGCCACGTTGTATACAGCTGGCATGGCAGATTCATGATGAGATGGGAAACTTGGTCGAACATCAGGATTTTTTGATTAAACCGGATGGATTTGATATACCTTATGACTCCGAAAAAATACATGGTATATCCACAGCATTGGCAGAAGAGCAGGGGGTGCCCTTACAGGTTGCTTTGGAGAAATTTAACATCGCATTAAATAGTGCAAAATTTGTAGTCGGACAGAACATTGGTTTTGACCTCAATATCATGGGCTGTGAGTTTTATCGTTATGGTGTAGAATCTAAAATGGCGAGCATGCCTGTTTTGGATACCTGTACTGAGGTAACAGCAGATCTATTGAAAATTCCTGGTGGTCGTGGCGGTCGATACAAGCTGCCTAATCTGACTGAATTGCACTCTTATTTATTTGGTGTGCCATTTGCTGAGGCCCATAATGCTACTGCCGACGTTGAAGCGACAACACGTTGTTTTCTGGAATTGGTCAGAAGAGAGGTGTTTACGGTGGAAGAACTCCAGGTAGATACTGGTTACTTTGTTGATTTCAAAACGAATAATCCTGGTCCCGTTCCTACTGCCGGGCTTAAACACATTAATTTAAAAGCCGCTTCTGATGAGATCAGAAAACGGGCTGAACCGGATGATGTTCGTGTTGTCGTAGATGCAGATACATTATCAGCACTTAAAGAAGCGAAATTCGCACATTTACATAACCATTCTCAATTTTCTATTCTACAGTCAACAATGTCGTATGACAAGTTGGTTTCGGCTGCGGTAAAGGACAATATGCCTGCTGTTGCGCTTACCGATCACGGTAATATGATGGGGGCATTTGAATTCGTTTCCAGAGTCATTGGACATAATAAAGAGGTGGAAGCACAGAATGCGGAAGCGCTGGAAAAGGGGGAGGAACCTACTGGTCAGCTCCTAAAACCAATAGTGGGTTGTGAATTCTTTGTTTGTGAAGATCATAAAGATAAATCCAGAAAGGATAATGGTTATCAGGTCGTTTTGTTGGCGAAAAATAAACGCGGTTATCATAATTTAGCCAAATTAGCTTCTTTCGCCTATACAGCTGGATTCTATTATGTGCCCCGTATAGATAAAAATCTTATTTTACAGTATAAGGAAGATATCATTGTGCTTTCGGGAAACCTTCAAGGAGAAGTGCCTAGTAAAGTGCTTAATATAGGTGAAAACCAGGCGGAAGAAGCTTTGCAATGGTGGAAGGAGCATTTTGGGGAAGATTTTTATCTGGAATTCATGCGACATGGACAGGAAGATGAGGATCGGGTAAACCAGACCTTACTTAAGTTTGCCCGTAAATACGATGTTAAAGTTGTTGCCACCAACAATACCTATTACGAAAAGAAAGGAGATGCACACGCCCATGATATCCTCTTATGTGTAAAGGATGGCGAGAAGCTTTCCACACCTAAAGGTAGGGGGCGTGGGTTCCGGTTCGGATTGCCAAATCAGGAGTATTATTTTAAATCTTCTGATGAAATGAAAACCTTATTCAAAGATTTGCCCGAAGCGATTCTTAATATACAGGAGATCGTAGATAAGGTGGAGATCTTCAAATTGAATAGGGATGTCCTACTTCCAAAATTTGATATACCAGAAGAATTTCAGGTTGCCGAGGACAATGAAGATGGTGGAAAAAGAGGGGAAAATAAATATCTTGCCCACTTATGTTATGTTGGTGCAGCGAAACGTTACGAAGAGATAACAGATGATATTCGGGAACGCCTGGATTTTGAATTGGCAACGATTGAAAAAACAGGATATCCCGGATATTTTTTGATTGTACAGGATTTTATTGCTGCAGCACGTGATATGGGTGTTTCGGTTGGGCCGGGCAGGGGATCTGCGGCTGGGTCAGCTGTTGCGTATTGCCTCGGTATCACGAATATTGATCCCATAAAATACGATTTGCTATTCGAGCGTTTTCTAAATCCCGATCGTGTTTCCATGCCCGATATTGATATTGACTTTGATGATGAGGGACGTGGACGGGTCATGCAGTATGTAATCAATAAATATGGCGCCAGTCAGGTGGCTCAGATCATTACTTATGGTACAATGGCCGCCAAGTCTTCGATTAAAGATACTGCCCGTGTGCTGGATTTGCCTCTGGGAGATGCAAATGAAATTGCCAAATTGATTCCAAATTTGAAGTTATCCAAAATATTTACATTGGATGATGCTGGTCTAAAGGAGAAGTTAAGAACAGAAGAGATCGAGGCCGTCAATCGCTTAAAGTCAATTGCAGATGGCGCCGGACTCGAAGCCGAAACAATTCGTCAGGCACGGGTATTGGAAGGGTCTGTCCGGAATACAGGTATTCATGCCTGTGGTGTGATTATCACACCGGATGATATTACCAATTTCGTTCCTGTATCCCTGGCAAAGGATTCCGATCTGTATGTAACCCAGTTTGATAACCACGTCGTTGAAAGTGCTGGTCTATTGAAAATGGACTTTTTGGGATTGAAGACCCTGACACTCATCAAGGATACTGTTGAGAATGTTAAATTAAGTCATGGTATAGTTTTAGATCCCGACAAATTTCCGATAGACGACGTATTGACCTACGAGCTTTTTCAGCGTGGTGAAACAATCGGTGTATTCCAATATGAATCTCCTGGGATGCAAAAATACATGCGCGATCTGAAGCCTACGGTATTCGCCGATTTAATTGCGATGAATGCCCTATACCGTCCGGGGCCAATCGAGTATATCCCGAGTTTTATTAAACGTAAACATGGGATTGACCCTATTGTCTACGATTTGGATGCTTGTGAGGAGTATTTGAAGGAAACGTACGGGATTACGGTTTATCAGGAACAGGTAATGCTTTTATCCCAAAAGCTGGCGGGTTTTTCCAAAGGTGATGCTGACGTTTTGCGTAAAGCGATGGGTAAGAAACAAAAGGCTGTACTTGATAAGATGAAGCCTAAGTTTGTTGCGCAGGCGGAGGAAAAAGGACATAATGCAAAAGTGCTGGAGAAGATATGGACTGACTGGGAAGCTTTTGCTAGTTATGCGTTCAATAAATCACACTCCACCTGTTACGCATGGGTAGCCTATCAGACAGCTTATCTAAAAGCACATTTCCCTGCAGAGTATATGGCGGCGGTGCTTTCCAATAATATGAATGATATCAAGCAGGTTACATTCTTTATGGAGGAATGTAAGCGTATGGGCTTGGAGGTACTCGGTCCTGATGTGAACGAGTCATACTATAAATTTACGGTAAATGAACGTGGAGCGATTCGATTTGGTATTGGTGCCGTTAAAGGTGTGGGTGCTGGTGCTGTAGATGCTATTGTGCAAACGAGACAATCTGGATTGTATAAGTCTGTTTTTGATATGGCCAAGCGTATCGACTTACGTGCGGTCAATAAAAAAGCTTTTGAGAGTTTGGCTTACGCCGGTGGTTTTGATAGTTTTGAAAGTACCCATCGTGCGCAGTATTTCCATGCTGAGGATAATTCAACAGGTATGGAGAAAGCAATCCGATTTGCACAACGGTATAAAGAAAATGAAAACTCTGCACAGGCTAGCTTATTTGGCGCTGGTGAAGCTGCCGAACTGCCAGAACCTGTATTGTCACCTTGTGCACAATGGGGATTGATCGAGAAGCTTAAATACGAAAAAGATGTCATCGGTATATACCTGACAAGTCATCCGTTAGATACTTATCGGTTTGAGATCGAACATTTCTGTCATAATCCAGTGTCTGATCTCTCTCTGATTAACAAAGCGAAAGCTGCCGAGGTAGATGAAGAGACATTACTCGAATTTAATCGTATCAAGAACAAAGAATTGGTTATTGGTGGGATTATAGCTTCGGCAAACCACCGCCTGACTAAAAATGGTAAGCCATTTGCATCCTTTATTATTGAGGATTATAGCGATTCTTACGATATGGCGGTGTTTGGTGAAGAGTATGTGAAATTAAAGGGTTATTTACAAGAGGGTTATTTCGTTCAATTGCGCGGATTGGTTCAGGAGCGTTTCAGGCAGGTCGGAAACTGGGGCTTCGAATTAAGAAGTGTACAGTTGCTTTCTGAGCTCCGCGAAAAGATGGCGAAGAGTTTTACAATTAATATTCCTCTGCCAAAGCTGAATGAAGAATTCTTAGATGGCATTAAAGATATCTTGGCGCAGAACGAGATTGAAGGCGTTGTGCCAAATTGTCAATTGAAATTTAAAATCTGGGATCCTCAGGACGAAATCTCTGTCGAAATGCCAGCTAAAAGTCTGAAAATAAACCTCACAAATGAGTTTTTGGAGTGTATAGATAAGTTTGAAGGGATTAATTACCGTTTGAACTAA
- a CDS encoding Cof-type HAD-IIB family hydrolase, which translates to MIKAIFFDIDGTLLSFKTHQVPESTQQAFQLLKEKNIKVFVSTGRSFNQLGHIRYLDFDGFITFNGGYCVTKDEQVIYKNNIAQTDIRSLIGYAKHHPELTFSFMSEKEISLNQVTPEVLKMYQQVNVKTPPIRNYEDNFDLESVMQINVFINPEEEAEFMENVMPNSIASRWTSVFADVNPMGQSKKVGIDVFLEHFGIELSETMSFGDGGNDITMLAHTQVGIAMGNANPEVKEIADYITDDVDSNGIWNALKHFGVI; encoded by the coding sequence ATGATTAAAGCGATTTTTTTTGATATAGATGGGACATTGTTAAGTTTCAAAACACATCAGGTCCCCGAATCCACACAACAGGCATTTCAATTACTAAAAGAGAAAAACATAAAAGTTTTCGTTTCAACCGGTCGTTCCTTTAATCAATTGGGACATATCCGCTATCTTGATTTCGATGGCTTTATAACATTTAATGGAGGTTATTGTGTCACCAAAGATGAACAGGTTATTTATAAAAATAACATTGCTCAAACGGATATTCGTTCATTAATTGGTTATGCGAAGCATCATCCCGAGCTTACCTTTTCATTTATGTCCGAAAAAGAAATCTCCTTAAATCAGGTTACGCCCGAAGTGCTAAAAATGTATCAACAAGTCAACGTAAAGACGCCGCCTATACGCAATTACGAAGACAACTTTGACCTGGAATCTGTCATGCAGATCAATGTTTTTATCAATCCGGAAGAAGAGGCTGAATTTATGGAAAACGTTATGCCCAACTCGATTGCATCACGATGGACATCCGTTTTTGCAGATGTCAACCCAATGGGCCAAAGTAAAAAAGTTGGTATAGATGTTTTTTTAGAACATTTTGGCATCGAACTTTCGGAAACCATGTCCTTTGGTGATGGGGGAAATGATATTACCATGCTCGCCCATACACAGGTTGGTATCGCCATGGGAAATGCGAATCCTGAAGTCAAGGAAATTGCAGATTATATTACTGACGATGTGGATAGCAACGGCATCTGGAATGCCTTAAAACATTTTGGTGTTATTTAG
- a CDS encoding pirin family protein — MSNIAIVIEERAADIGNFLVGRLLPFRQKRMVGPFIFIDHMGPETISEPQFMDIAPHPHIGLSTLTYLFEGSIMHRDSLGNEVEIKPGAVNWMTAGKGVTHSERTPDYLRSITHELHGLQIWVALPKDLEKMEPNFVHIEEPQLPHWSEDGVNYRLIAGEINNHRSEVPVYSPLYLIEIKADKDSLIKLGEHLYGESGLYILHGSVHAEGQEFGPKQILIAKDAKLCEFEIKAGTSVYIFGGEPFPEQRYIDWNFVASDIETLKIARAKWEQHEFPEVPGDNGYIPIPPVNPTLGQKKA; from the coding sequence ATGTCAAATATTGCAATAGTTATTGAAGAAAGAGCCGCAGACATAGGTAATTTCTTGGTGGGAAGACTACTTCCATTCAGACAAAAAAGGATGGTCGGTCCGTTTATATTTATTGACCATATGGGACCTGAAACGATCTCCGAGCCTCAGTTCATGGATATTGCTCCACATCCTCATATTGGATTATCAACATTAACTTACCTCTTCGAAGGGAGCATTATGCACCGCGACAGTCTAGGAAACGAGGTCGAAATAAAACCGGGAGCGGTAAACTGGATGACAGCCGGAAAAGGAGTAACACATTCCGAACGAACTCCAGACTACCTAAGGTCTATCACTCATGAACTACACGGTTTACAGATCTGGGTCGCATTACCAAAGGATCTGGAAAAGATGGAACCAAATTTTGTTCACATTGAAGAACCTCAACTTCCCCATTGGAGCGAAGACGGTGTAAACTATCGGCTGATAGCAGGTGAGATTAACAATCATCGTTCGGAAGTACCCGTATACAGTCCCTTATATCTTATTGAAATTAAAGCTGACAAAGACTCTCTTATTAAGCTAGGTGAACATCTCTACGGAGAAAGTGGATTGTATATTCTTCATGGCTCAGTACATGCAGAAGGCCAAGAGTTTGGCCCAAAACAAATTCTGATTGCAAAGGACGCCAAATTATGTGAATTCGAAATCAAAGCCGGCACCTCAGTGTACATCTTTGGTGGTGAACCTTTCCCGGAACAACGCTATATCGACTGGAATTTTGTTGCTTCGGACATTGAGACCCTCAAAATCGCCAGAGCAAAATGGGAACAACACGAATTCCCAGAAGTTCCCGGTGATAATGGCTATATTCCCATTCCGCCAGTAAATCCGACTTTAGGACAAAAGAAAGCTTAA
- a CDS encoding DUF502 domain-containing protein, producing the protein MLGKLFRGFINYLIRGILVVVPLAGAVFLIVWIFASIDSALNLTEHFFQDEKGHPLYIPGIGILTVILILVLAGVIFTNFVTDPIKVWINHQIKRIPLLNTLYTSIKDFTEAFVGDAKKFNEPVLVTVNEFGLKKIGFLTQHDLKSIGLEDEVMVYFPYSYSFAGQVVIISADKVKKLDMSPTDAMKLVVSGGVSGIEH; encoded by the coding sequence ATGCTGGGCAAATTATTCAGGGGATTTATTAATTATCTAATTCGAGGTATTCTCGTTGTTGTACCTTTGGCTGGTGCTGTCTTTCTGATCGTATGGATTTTTGCGTCGATAGACTCAGCGCTGAATCTGACTGAACATTTTTTTCAGGATGAAAAAGGGCATCCGCTATATATTCCCGGAATTGGAATCTTGACAGTAATTCTTATCCTTGTTCTTGCGGGGGTGATATTTACGAATTTTGTGACTGACCCGATTAAAGTGTGGATCAATCATCAGATCAAAAGAATACCGCTTTTGAATACGTTGTATACTTCGATAAAGGATTTTACTGAAGCATTTGTGGGTGATGCGAAAAAATTCAATGAACCCGTGCTGGTAACTGTAAACGAGTTCGGACTAAAAAAGATAGGGTTCCTGACACAACATGATCTAAAAAGTATTGGTTTGGAAGATGAGGTGATGGTTTATTTTCCTTATTCTTATTCTTTTGCCGGTCAGGTTGTTATCATCAGCGCGGATAAGGTGAAAAAACTGGATATGTCACCGACCGATGCAATGAAACTTGTCGTTTCTGGTGGTGTCAGTGGGATTGAACATTAA